Proteins encoded together in one Gadus chalcogrammus isolate NIFS_2021 chromosome 18, NIFS_Gcha_1.0, whole genome shotgun sequence window:
- the si:ch73-103b11.2 gene encoding restin homolog isoform X2 — MSSKDGTCRKFQANIFNKSKCQNCFKPRESHLLNDEDLNQAKPTYGGWLLLAPEGTNFDNPLHRSRKWQRRFFVLYEHGLLRYALDEMPSTLPQGTINMNQCSDVVDGEGRTGQKNSLAILTPERDHFVRAECKEIINGWQEALTIYPRTNKHNLKKKRKVEPPTPQDTITPNGHFSAEELNGHAEPGPAKVAVTSVGDSGGLCWGPGGGGSSIAGAERVPATRASLWQDEAPARWSRAPASIPYSRSSSCISQLDQPQDRSGAPATQDDGAVVAGGGRKPRVESGYFSLEKTKYEPFDSLQHPPQHLPLSAAPVPPGTSNHRRSQVIGRIKEGPPLECMDTQVSTETASDPVSAPRQGRAERRYMANRPEMSLDAGRGPSTDVSAASSLRRAKSLDRRAADASATPDLLNFKKGWMTKLYDDGMWKKHWFVLTDQSLRYYKDSIAEEACDLDGEVDLSSCYDVTEFPVQRNYGFQILSKEGACTLSAMTSGIRRNWIQAILKNVRPATAPDVTRSLPEEQAKTQLAQCLQSPTDPLAGPEGSGAEVPAQPAGAPVPSPEPRKSRVRERRREGRSKTYDWSEFRTGQTTDPLDLSSVLPSSSTSSSYASSTASSPGSSTSSPQTSSSVSAPPPRISAATSLDGVAEERARRSDQGRVAGGPAPNTVTVTMTTTLNAAPAPQPRPSPPPDQGAMEVDGQVKAGPEGDSRRRGGVEREEEREEDHQGVIEEHWHQVETTPLREEKQVPIATATTIGAERRPPRELATLLNKELGEKQQELDRLQEQNLHLKEQLDEARGREHSAREGYVLQSSSTPCSSPHRLQRQSPHKLGMHTHGDPEPPLEVVPQQLPTLRRSLTENQGSVGRQEVQIQALQAKLASAMAEILASEQAVVRMRNELKLEQERSRDHEEEFGRSEDTLRAQLRENEDRLREVEASLLERNQVLRHLERQQALQRDHQREVQRLQERLKEVSGRLSATEEAQALKEERLRQDQQGIQEAYESEKQHLTGLLLEAEISQKEMESKLWEAELQVETLLRGRRSSCGKEEREEVLKLKEELSQKTSLVDTLRESVRRLEEEKGHLTCRCQELLNQIAEADREVNKLRSRLDTEEADYHSLEQSYKRASQEFQSMSQFLREKEEEIRQTKAMYDRLVACKDEDLKEALVKMAVLGNSLEETEQKLLAKDELMSQISDTLRVQGEPCGAERDLQAKLVIAEDRIAELEQHLKTLQLGYADLHIERHRLEQEHEEDLAESAYNTNNFTVGKQPLGKRQRIRFSNIQCQKYMSLDSSQVDSSEGIIQGMGEETTSSSPTPPQYSSDPEKFISVIHALETKLVSTEEKLRNLTQKLDGHILVQSEDLHASEQPANQVSSVGGGVSSVGGGCVIAAATDQYAKALVCIETSQEKVRSLLLGSHEPTECQLLLLSEVEKELLNATLYIRQGEKTLEGHMPQYPNYPLDTVDGKELGEEMSLFAKTLSYEALVLNKMALLIQNSNSDLLQGFDEMHKELEMVNSADGDCLAVVYADVLSRKLVLESAFWKDLEKVKTQCKIQQTKDSDLAQKPEGDVGSADVDVDTTEIITTVVKAELTYSIQNLKLLYEDKFRSIQQELISAHNNLQKRDMALQEIFEALPSPDLKHIVEDIRKSLFGQKKRLADISPPELAPYMEQIEMEEAKDMAEEFLNRHLPQNLSSSTVNSLASLPHAQSALAAELLKQAALLHRCSEEIGKSGSFEGLASLIRTLPGHQASRGLVSGSLCMREALIQAQVAYVACRLRAVHQQDLNRCRQTGRDMDTLVQDHARSVSAIHQSYESSLSEERLGFGQMVSSLQEENQELRKELSERLNQLSQQQRQLLDLGQNFEREQEEMSQRHKQELSQAEQSRATTELALMEAATDSQHKVEVLLGDMETLAERQEKHVRNLEEQFQEKLRELQHVQKEEIRKLQSHYMETIRCIQEKQQKKKNPDSPPLGDEACAMSSPMEEEEQGYAGDVGSRAEVDPMVVLKDRILELETQINCMREELDSKHLAGDVSSLKEKYQRDLESLKATCERGFAAMEETHQKVVEDLQRQHQREVSKLLEERERLLAEETAATIFAIEAMKNAHKEDLEKTQRPALSGLNSDIDQLHSQYEAELQSVHRELEVLSEQYSQKCLENAHLAQALEAERNALRQCQRENQELNSHNQELNNRLTDEIMKIRSCFSGQTDLSPLTHGKDLYELEVLLRIKESEIQYLKQEIHSLKDELQSALRDKKYSSDKYKDIYTELSIVKAKADCDIGKLKEKLLVATEALGERKVDGTVAPGYDIMKSKSTPDFLKKERMPLTKQLRGVRSKSLKEGLTVQERMKLFEAKDSKKI, encoded by the exons CGAGCGGGTCCCGGCCACCCGGGCCAGCCTGTGGCAGGACGAGGCCCCCGCCCGCTGGTCCCGGGCCCCCGCCTCCATCCCCTACAGCCGCAGCTCGTCCTGCATCAGCCAGCTGGACCAGCCCCAGGACCGCAGCGGCGCCCCCGCCACCCAGGACg ACGGCGCGGTGGTGGCGGGCGGCGGCCGTAAGCCTCGCGTGGAGAGCGGCTACTTCTCCCTGGAGAAGACCAAGTACGAGCCCTTCGACTCCCTGCAGCACCCCCCCCAGCACCTGCCCCTCTCCgccgcccccgtccccccggGGACCTCCAACCACAG GCGCTCGCAGGTGATTGGTCGCATTAAGGAAGGTCCGCCCCTGGAGTGCATGGACACGCAGGTCTCCACGGAGACGGCCTCTGACCCGGTGTCTGCTCCGAGACAGGGCAGGGCTGAGCGACGCTACATGGCAAACCGACCA GAGATGTCCTTGGATGCTGGAAGGGGCCCCAGCACAGATGTTTCCGCCGCCTCCAGCCTGAGAAGAGCCAAGTCTCTGGACCGCAGAGCAGCCGACGCATCCGCCACA CCTGATCTGCTGAACTTCAAGAAGGGATGGATGACCAAGCTGTACGATGACGGAATG TGGAAGAAGCACTGGTTTGTGTTGACCGACCAGAGCCTGAGGTACTACAAGGACTCCATCGCAGAAGAG gcgtgtgaTCTGGACGGGGAGGTGGACCTGTCTTCCTGTTACGATGTCACCGAGTTCCCCGTACAGAGGAACTATGGCTTTCAGATCCTT agtaAGGAGGGAGCGTGCACACTGTCGGCCATGACGTCGGGCATCAGGAGGAACTGGATCCAGGCCATCCTGAAGAACGTGCGGCCGGCCACGGCCCCAGACGTCACCCG GTCGTTACCTGAAGAGCAGGCCAAGACCCAGCTGGCTCAGTGTCTCCAGTCCCCAACGGACCCTCTTGCTGGCCCTGAGGGCTCCGGGGCCGAGGTCCCCGCGCAGCCGGCAGGggcccccgtcccctcccccgAGCCCCGCAAGAGCCGCGTCCGGGAGCGTCGGCGGGAGGGCCGATCCAAGACCTACGACTGGTCAGAGTTCCGGACGGGGCAGACGACCGACCCCTTGGACCTCAGCTCTGTCctgccttcctcctccacctcctcgtcctaCGCCTCCTCCACGGCCTCCTCCCCCggctccagcacctcctccccccagacctcctcctccgtctccgccCCGCCTCCGCGGATCTCCGCGGCCACCAGCCTGGACGGGGTGGCGGAGGAGCGAGCGCGCCGGTCGGACCAGGGGCGCGTCGCCGGCGGTCCCGCGCCTAACACGGTCACCGTTACCATGACGACTACGCTGAACGCCGCGCCCGCGCCCCAGCCGCGGCCGTCTCCGCCCCCAGACCAGGGAGCGATGGAGGTGGACGGGCAGGTCAAGGCGGGCCCAGAGGGGGACTCGCGGCGGCGGGGCGGggtggagcgggaggaggagcgggaggaggatcACCAGGGGGTGATCGAGGAGCACTGGCATCAGGTGGAGACCACGCCCCTCAGGGAGGAGAAGCAGGTGCCCATCGCCACGGCGACCACCATCGGTGCCGAGCGACGCCCGCCGCGAGAACTGGCCACCCTGCTCAACAAGGAG CTGGGGGAGAAGCAGCAGGAACTGGACCGTCTGCAGGAGCAGAACCTCCATCTGAAGGAGCAGCTGGACGAGGCGCGAGGCCGCGAGCACAGCGCCAGGGAGGGCTACGTCCTGCAG AGTtcctccaccccctgctcctcGCCACACCGATTGCAACGGCAAAGTCCGCACAAGCTcggcatgcacacgcacggtGACCCAGAGCCCCCGCTGGAAGTCGTTCCACAGCAGCTCCCCACATTGAGGAGGAGCCTCACCGAGAACCAGGGCTCTGTAGGACGCCAAGAAGTCCAGATCCAGGCCCTGCAGGCCAAATTAGCCTCGGCAATGGCAGAGATCCTGGCCAGCGAGCAGGCTGTGGTCCGCATGCGCAATGAGCTGAAGTTGGAGCAGGAGCGCTCAAGGGACCACGAGGAGGAATTTGGCCGCAGTGAAGACACCCTGCGAGCTCAGCTCCGGGAAAACGAGGACAGGCTCCGCGAGGTCGAGGCCAGCCTCTTGGAGAGGAACCAGGTCCTCAGGCACCTGGAGAGGCAGCAGGCCCTTCAGAGAGACCACCAGAGGGAGGTCCAGAGGCTCCAGGAGAGGCTGAAGGAGGTGAGCGGCAGGTTGAGTGCTACAGAGGAGGCCCAGGCCCTGAAGGAGGAGCGCCTAAGGCAGGACCAACAGGGCATACAAGAGGCCTACGAGAGTGAGAAGCAGCACCTAACCGGGCTGTTATTGGAGGCCGAAATTTCccagaaggagatggagagtaAACTGTGGGAGGCAGAGTTGCAGGTTGAGACCCTGCTAAGAGGAAGGCGCTCCTCCtgtggaaaggaggagagggaggaggtgctgaAGCTAAAGGAGGAGCTGAGCCAGAAGACCAGCCTAGTGGACACCTTGAGGGAGAGCGTCCgtaggctggaggaggagaagggtcatcttacctgccgctgtcaggAACTCCTCAACCAGATAGCAGAAGCAGACCGCGAGGTGAACAAGCTGCGCAGCCGCTTGGACACTGAGGAGGCCGACTATCACAGCCTGGAGCAATCCTACAAACGAGCTTCACAGGAGTTCCAGAGCATGAGCCAGTTCCTccgggagaaagaggaggagatccGCCAGACGAAGGCCATGTACGACAGGCTGGTGGCGTGCAAGGATGAAGACCTCAAAGAAGCCCTCGTGAAGATGGCTGTCCTTGGAAACAGCTTGGAAGAGACGGAACAGAAACTTTTGGCCAAGGACGAGCTGATGTCTCAGATAAGTGACACCCTAAGGGTGCAGGGCGAGCCCTGCGGGGCAGAGAGGGACCTGCAGGCCAAACTGGTGATAGCAGAGGACCGCATTGCAGAGCTAGAGCAGCATCTCAAAACCCTACAGCTTGGCTATGCAGACTTACACATTGAACGCCACAGATTAGAGCAAGAGCACGAAGAGGATCTGGCAGAGTCGGCTTACAACACCAATAACTTCACGGTTGGAAAGCAGCCTCttggaaagagacagagaattCGCTTCTCCAACATTCAATGCCAAAAGTACATGAGCCTGGACAGCTCCCAGGTGGACAGCAGTGAAGGTATTATCCAGGGTATGGGAGAAGAAACGACCAGCTCATCACCCACACCTCCTCAGTATAGCAGTGACCCAGAGAAGTTCATCTCCGTCATACATGCCCTAGAAACTAAACTTGTGTCCACTGAGGAGAAGTTGAGAAACCTCACACAGAAGCTTGACGGCCATATCCTGGTCCAATCGGAAGACTTGCATGCATCCGAGCAACCAGCTAACCAGGTGTCCTCTGTTGGAGGAGGAGTGTCTTCTGTTGGAGGAGGATGTGTTATTGCTGCAGCTACAGACCAGTATGCCAAGGCCCTGGTGTGTATTGAGACCAGCCAAGAGAAGGTACGCAGCCTCCTCTTGGGCTCCCATGAGCCCACCGAGTGCCAGCTATTGTTGTTATCAGAGGTCGAGAAGGAGCTGCTCAATGCAACACTGTACATCAGGCAAGGCGAGAAAACCCTGGAAGGCCACATGCCACAGTATCCAAATTACCCATTAGATACTGTTGATGGCAAGGAGCTTGGGGAGGAAATGTCCCTCTTTGCAAAGACGTTGTCCTATGAGGCTCTTGTTTTGAACAAGATGGCTTTGTTGATACAGAATTCAAACTCCGACCTTCTGCAGGGTTTCGATGAAATGCATAAAGAATTGGAGATGGTGAATTCTGCTGATGGAGATTGCTTGGCAGTAGTGTACGCTGATGTTCTGTCCAGGAAGTTAGTATTGGAGAGTGCTTTCTGGAAAGATCTGGAGAAGGTGAAGACACAGTGTAAAATACAGCAAACAAAAGATTCAGACCTTGCTCAAAAACCAGAAGGGGATGTTGGCTCAGCTGATGTTGACGTTGACACCACAGAAATCATTACCACCGTTGTCAAAGCAGAACTCACATATTCCATTCAAAATCTTAAACTCCTCTATGAGGACAAATTCAGATCAATTCAACAGGAACTTATATCAGCCCATAATAACCTACAGAAACGAGACATGGCTCTACAAGAGATCTTTGAAGCTCTACCAAGCCCTGACCTGAAACACATCGTTGAAGATATCAGGAAAAGCCTTTTCGGTCAAAAGAAGCGGTTAGCTGACATCAGTCCTCCAGAGCTCGCTCCCTACATGGAGCAGATTGAAATGGAGGAAGCAAAGGACATGGCCGAGGAATTTCTCAACAGACACTTGCCTCAAAATCTTTCGTCTTCTACTGTCAACTCACTGGCGTCCCTGCCCCACGCACAATCCGCCCTTGCTGCTGAGCTCCTGAAACAGGCAGCGCTTCTTCATAGATGTTCAGAGGAAATCGGGAAAAGTGGCAGCTTTGAAGGACTAGCCAGCTTGATCCGGACCCTTCCAGGTCACCAAGCCTCTCGCGGCCTGGTCAGCGGATCGCTCTGCATGCGGGAGGCGTTGATTCAGGCCCAGGTGGCCTACGTTGCTTGCAGACTCCGAGCCGTCCACCAACAGGACCTGAACCGGTGTCGTCAGACAGGTCGGGACATGGACACTCTAGTCCAGGACCACGCCCGCAGCGTCAGTGCCATTCACCAGAGTTACGAGTCGTCTCTGAGCGAGGAACGTCTGGGCTTCGGCCAAATGGTGAGCTCGCTCCaagaggagaaccaggagctGAGGAAGGAGCTCAGCGAGAGGCTGAACCAACTCTCTCAGCAGCAGAGACAGCTCCTGGACCTGGGGCAAAACTttgagagggagcaggaggagatgaGTCAGAGGCACAAGCAGGAGCTGAGCCAGGCGGAGCAGAGCCGTGCCACCACAGAGCTGGCCCTGATGGAGGCAGCCACCGACAGCCAGCATAAAGTAGAGGTTCTGCTGGGGGACATGGAGACCCTGGCGGAGAGGCAGGAGAAACATGTAAGGAACCTCGAGGAACAGTTCCAAGAGAAGCTTCGGGAGCTTCAGCACGTTCAGAAGGAGGAGATACGGAAGTTGCAATCCCATTACATGGAAACCATCCGATGCATCCAAGAGAAgcaacagaagaagaagaaccctGACAGCCCGCCGCTAGGCGATGAGGCCTGTGCTATGAGCTCGccgatggaggaagaggagcaggggtATGCAGGAGATGTTGGGAGCAGGGCGGAGGTGGACCCCATGGTGGTTCTGAAGGACAGGATCCTGGAGCTGGAGACACAGATTAACTGCATGAGGGAGGAGCTGGACAGCAAACACCTGGCGGGAGACGTTAGCAGCTTGAAGGAGAAATACCAGAGAGACTTAGAGAGTCTTAAG GCTACGTGTGAGAGAGGGTTTGCCGCCATGGAGGAGACCCACcagaaggtggtggaggaccTCCAGAGGCAGCACCAGAGGGAGGTGTCCAAGCTCCtggaggaaagggagaggcTGCTGGCAGAGGAGACGGCTGCCACCATCTTTG CTATTGAAGCCATGAAGAACGCCCACAAGGAGGACCTGGAGAAGACCCAGCGTCCGGCTCTGAGTGGCCTCAACTCAGACATCGACCAGCTGCACTCTCAATACGA ggCAGAGCTGCAGTCCGTCCACAGGGAGCTGGAGGTGCTGTCGGAGCAGTACAGCCAGAAGTGTCTGGAAAACGCCCACCTGGCCCAGGCTCTGGAGGCCGAGAGGAACGCCCTGCGCCAGTGTCAGCGGGAGAACCAGGAGCTCAACTCACACAaccag GAGCTGAACAACCGGCTGACAGATGAGATCATGAAAATCCGCTCCTGCTTCAGCGGACAGACCGACCTTTCACCTCTGACCCACGGGAAGGACCTGTACGAGCTGGAG GTTCTCCTAAGGATCAAGGAGTCTGAGATCCAGTACCTGAAGCAGGAGATCCACTCCCTCAAGGATGAGCTGCAGTCCGCTCTCAGA gataaGAAGTATTCCAGTGATAAGTACAAAGACATCTACACAGAGCTGAGCATCGTCAAGGCCAAGGCAGACTGTGACATCGGCAAACTGAAGGAGAAGCTCCTGGTTGCCACGGAAGCGCTGGGCGAGAGGAAGGTGGACGGGACGGTTGCCCCTGGATACG ACATCATGAAGTCAAAGAGCACTCCAGACTTCCTGAAGAAGGAACGAATGCCGCTCACTAAACAGCTGAGGGGCGTGCGCTCCAAG AGCCTCAAAGAAGGACTGACCGTCCAGGAGAGGATGAAGCTGTTCGAGGCAAAAGACTCCAAGAAGATCTGA